ATTTCTAAGTAACTTCTTTATATGGAATGCGCTGTGCTGGAATTGGATGGGAGACAGCGTCAACAACACCAGTGACACGGCCTGTccacatatgttcatatgtcgCTCCATATGCGCGCAGGCAtgaatatacaaacaaatatgtgCTTTCTTTGAatgtatagatacatacatatgtatgtaaatacacagaaacatatttatgtacatatgaggtGACTTATTGTATAGAGGTTTAATTGGCGCGTActgattttatttactattattcAACTGTTGAGcggaataaattttaaaattggtgCAAATGCCAAAAtgccttcaaaaaataattattattcatttattatatttttcattaccttctttattaataattttatatgccactttttataaatgaaaCACTCATTccgataaaaattaaatagtttgaATTAAACAGAATTTCCAGCCGCAATTGAGAAATGCTAATCAGTAACCAATACATGAATGAGcatacatgtaagtatgtaccatgtatatgtacacatgaataaaaatattctacaaaatatgctttttgatttcttttcgTAAAAATGCATATGTGGACCACCAGCTAATTCCTATTGTACACACATACTGCCTTTCATTCAAATGTTAATTGACCGCTGCTGAATACAACAAAAAGTCAGTTAGTGGCACGCGAGTGGAGCATATCCACTACCACCATCTATACTAAGCTCTGGATGGTCTAGCGTCAAGTCCGTGttaattatcaaaacaaattttggtTGATCCAACGTCTAACCCCGCTGTCAACCGCACAAAACAGACATTGTATGTAACTATAGATTCTCACGTCACTTCGCTAATGTGTTGAAAATTTACAGATGATGCATCAACTGTGTATGCGCCTTGTGTTCCATATCAATTATGACTACCGttcaataaatgaatttatcaGCAGCAACGCGGGGACGGCCAACAATTAACATATAGAAGTAGAAGCAGCAGCGCACAATCACACGCgaccataaatataatacatgAAATAGACAACTGcctagaaaaattataaaaaataaaggagCAAAGCAGGAGCCAATCGAGCTAACCATGAGTGTTGAAAGCAgaacatctacatacatatatggcggTTAATAGGCagtaaaatcaatataaattttaaactaaagaagactttattatatatattttattatatttatgtaggtatgtatagtAGGTAATAGTGTTATAATTAATGCAAGGAGTATGAACGATACTCGTGTATTAGCTGTGGGGGTTGGGGAATCGTTTTAAGGGGTGTGTGTTTGCTTCGGTTGCTTGCTTTGTAAAGTagtattttaaatacaattttagttattttattacttaacaCAATTCGTCATAAACATCGTCATCGTCTACATATAATCATCATCGTTATCGTCATCGTATTACCTTCTCGGCCACCCGCATCAGCTGGTCTTTCTTCGCTTTGCttttactttgatttttttcattaacttCTTTTCTGCTACTTTGTGTGTTTCTAGTTACTCGAATACTGTTTCTAGGATTAGTGCTTTAAAATTTAGAACAGTCCCTTCTTTTTCTTCTCCTTTTTGCCGTCAACATTATCGCTACTACTGTTAGCGCCAAGACTGCGTCGCTTCAATTCCTCAAGTGTGATATGATTAGCTTCCTCCCATTCCTTCTTCTCTCGCTCGAATTCGCGCCTCTTCTCTTCAAGCTCTCGCACCTGCAATTCCAGCGCCTTTTTGCGTTCCTCGTGACGTCGCGCTAACTCAAGCTCAGAATCCTTCAATTTCTGCATTTTCTCCTTCACTTTCATATCGAACACTTGTTCCATTTCGGCTTCCATCTTCTTCATTTTTAGCTCATGCTCGCGTTTTTCTTCTTCCATTTGTGTCAAGgggtttttatttgataagcgTGCTTTGCCATCGACTAGACCAAGCTCGGATAATTTGCGGCAGCGATAATTTTCGTAGTGCACATTGTTGGTAACATCTTTCAAATCCTGTAAATGTGTGCGTATAACCATGTTACGTAGCGCGATAAAGTCGCAATGAGCTAGATTTTCCACCTCAACCAAACCCCAAGGATAGCGTCGGCCACGTACTTTCTTGCCATCCATTTCAATTATGGAGTTGGCACCCACGACAGCAAATGGCACGCGTACGCGCAAATTCTGTGCTGTTTTTCCCTCCTCGGCTGCATCTTCGATAGTGGAAGGGAAGtcgtatattttaattttgtgctgTGCAATTTCATTgagaatttgttttttgaatagATGCACCTCATCTGGTGTCATTGTGTCCGCTTTGGATATGATGGGCACGAGATTCACTTTGTCAGAGAGACTTTGCATGCAAGCGATGTCTAATGGTCGCAAACCATGTCCGGATGGCGCAATGAAATACAAACAGCAATGTACTCTATTATCTGGAATCTGTTTGCGGTAAACGCGTGACTCAGCAGTCAAGTATTCCTCATATTTGTTGTCAACATATTCAAGTATGGGAACCCAACAATTTGTGTTATCGACAGCGTCACCAAAGCCAGGTGTGTCAACTACAGTGAGCGTTAAATT
This Bactrocera dorsalis isolate Fly_Bdor unplaced genomic scaffold, ASM2337382v1 BdCtg040, whole genome shotgun sequence DNA region includes the following protein-coding sequences:
- the LOC105228063 gene encoding protein peanut; this encodes MQSPRTNAVNGAIQSLPSTLAQLALRDKQPPQLPQTQPPSVPNKSHLVEGTTATNGGGGGVGSNAAGSGAADSNKVTTELQEKENQNQLQQKQKPPLPVRNKPMEIAGYVGFANLPNQVYRKAVKRGFEFTLMVVGASGLGKSTLINSMFLADIYNAEQYPGPSLRRKKTVAVEATKVLLKENGVNLTLTVVDTPGFGDAVDNTNCWVPILEYVDNKYEEYLTAESRVYRKQIPDNRVHCCLYFIAPSGHGLRPLDIACMQSLSDKVNLVPIISKADTMTPDEVHLFKKQILNEIAQHKIKIYDFPSTIEDAAEEGKTAQNLRVRVPFAVVGANSIIEMDGKKVRGRRYPWGLVEVENLAHCDFIALRNMVIRTHLQDLKDVTNNVHYENYRCRKLSELGLVDGKARLSNKNPLTQMEEEKREHELKMKKMEAEMEQVFDMKVKEKMQKLKDSELELARRHEERKKALELQVRELEEKRREFEREKKEWEEANHITLEELKRRSLGANSSSDNVDGKKEKKKKGLF